A DNA window from Acidimicrobiales bacterium contains the following coding sequences:
- a CDS encoding acyl-CoA dehydrogenase family protein, producing MSSAMTEAANAAELASAVIESCVRTLAARPDADEQQVLLYDLAHGASAVEMCRAVIDDGNRGEQEAALACAFVADVVADLIGKITGREHLWGVEIGALDATRPFLAKYRDPEFLASLADMSPPSHLDEDFEMVADTFRRFGEDKIAPVAEHIHRHDEDIPEEIISGLAELGCFGLSVPEEYGGFATGGESDYYGMVIATEELSRASLGAGGSLITRPEILTRALERGGTEEQKQSWMPRIATGEVMCAVAVTEPDFGSDVASLKVTATPTEGGWLINGVKTWCTFAGRANALMLLARTDPDRSKGHRGLSLFIVEKESTSGHSFELTQDSGGTMEGRAIPTLGYRGMHSFEVAFDNWFVPGENLIGGDEGLGKGFYLQMAGFENGRLQTAARAVGVMQAAYEAATQYANERLVFGQTIADYQLTKAKLGRMNSIIRSARQYAYAVATMMAKGEGTLEASMVKAYVCKAAEWVTREAMQIHGGFGYAEEYNVSRLFVDARVLSIFEGADETLCLKLIGRRLLASA from the coding sequence ATGTCTTCCGCCATGACCGAAGCCGCCAACGCCGCAGAACTCGCCTCTGCCGTAATCGAGTCATGCGTGCGCACCCTCGCCGCACGCCCCGATGCCGACGAGCAACAAGTGTTGTTGTACGACCTGGCCCATGGTGCCTCGGCCGTAGAGATGTGCCGAGCCGTCATCGACGACGGCAACCGCGGCGAGCAGGAAGCAGCCCTGGCATGCGCCTTCGTCGCCGACGTCGTAGCCGACCTCATCGGCAAGATCACCGGGCGCGAGCATCTGTGGGGGGTCGAGATCGGCGCCCTCGATGCCACCCGCCCGTTCCTGGCCAAGTACCGCGACCCCGAGTTCCTGGCGTCGCTGGCCGATATGTCTCCGCCCTCACATCTCGACGAAGACTTCGAGATGGTGGCCGACACCTTCCGCCGGTTCGGCGAGGACAAGATCGCACCGGTGGCAGAACACATCCACCGTCACGACGAAGACATTCCAGAGGAGATCATCTCGGGCCTGGCCGAGCTGGGCTGCTTCGGCCTGTCGGTACCCGAGGAGTACGGGGGCTTCGCCACAGGCGGCGAGAGTGACTACTACGGCATGGTCATCGCCACCGAAGAGCTGAGCCGCGCCTCGCTTGGTGCCGGTGGTTCGTTGATAACCCGGCCCGAGATCCTCACCCGTGCACTCGAGCGCGGTGGCACCGAAGAGCAAAAGCAATCGTGGATGCCTCGCATCGCAACGGGCGAGGTCATGTGTGCTGTGGCCGTCACCGAGCCAGACTTCGGCTCGGACGTTGCCAGCCTCAAGGTCACCGCAACGCCAACAGAGGGCGGCTGGCTCATCAACGGTGTCAAGACCTGGTGCACGTTCGCTGGTCGCGCCAACGCTCTGATGCTGCTGGCCCGCACCGACCCCGACCGCTCGAAGGGTCACCGCGGCCTGTCGCTGTTCATCGTCGAGAAGGAATCGACTTCGGGCCATTCATTCGAGTTGACCCAAGACAGCGGCGGCACGATGGAGGGTCGAGCCATCCCGACACTGGGCTATCGCGGCATGCACTCGTTCGAGGTGGCTTTCGACAACTGGTTCGTGCCGGGCGAGAACCTGATCGGCGGCGACGAAGGCCTCGGCAAGGGCTTCTACCTGCAGATGGCAGGCTTCGAAAACGGTCGTCTGCAGACAGCGGCCAGAGCTGTCGGGGTGATGCAGGCGGCATATGAGGCCGCAACCCAGTACGCAAACGAGCGTCTGGTGTTCGGGCAGACAATCGCCGACTATCAACTCACCAAGGCCAAGCTGGGCCGTATGAACTCGATCATCCGCTCGGCCCGCCAGTATGCGTACGCAGTGGCGACCATGATGGCCAAGGGCGAAGGAACACTCGAGGCTTCGATGGTCAAGGCCTACGTGTGCAAGGCCGCCGAGTGGGTAACCCGAGAGGCCATGCAGATTCACGGCGGTTTCGGGTATGCCGAGGAGTACAACGTCAGCCGCCTGTTCGTCGACGCACGCGTTCTTTCGATCTTCGAGGGCGCCGACGAGACCTTGTGCCTGAAGCTCATCGGCAGGCGACTGTTGGCTTCGGCCTGA
- a CDS encoding EAL domain-containing protein: MTPSTKPRRWSDGPADEASVLVEAGLRAMRLVGALLLFPYIIRYRPGPSEVELPFNEWISAVSLCGSLALANGLSIVAGRVQLGRVRLAASLFGLFADTLIVLLVIGGFGILDPDIAWYILIIPVLEAGMRFGAKASIYSWISLLLGYVLVARWAGRSDSLFDNFSETLQRVGVVLLVAIPVVYLSQKLLLDIRLERRATGEATRRSRLLETVAQSSQRVSRLDAGMVDELLDSVAALGFEVVDVCVLGVGGQWRIEASRTEVAGIDLPNPDAPEGGLHRLAEHDRTVILHSTQGAAVESALRRHGLSTVLVRALGAQGDASVALRCGKRLGTHVTSTQVECVELLGGNATIALHNKRLVGELRAMQHRLHHQAYHDALTGLSNRQYFNEQLDETFADRRGQATECAVMFIDLDRFKPVNDSLGHDVGNELLINVARRLTSAVREHDLVARMGGDEFVVLLREIYPSVNESELTDVADRICETISEPFVVSSNEIVISCSVGIAISGDDVENAGELVRRADLAMYRAKGLGKARWELYQPEVDEEGVSRIRIERDLRRAVTNNQVEVAFQGILSVRSGQFIGAETLLRWHHPVQGLIPPDTLVPIAEDSGLILELGRRILERACLQAVDWKRRFPEQSPMVAVNVSPIQLFHPRFFDTLDSVLERTGVQPNNLIAEITENIVSAGNDSETKLKMLRDRGLRLALDDFGQGQTSLLYLRRFPIDILKVDKTFVRNGDTDPADRVILESIIDLAHDLGLVVTAEGVETKSQLRLLRDLDCDLAQGYLLHRPTTGNEMTQKVVESRNRLAQRSARNSA; encoded by the coding sequence TTGACCCCATCGACAAAACCGAGAAGGTGGAGTGACGGCCCCGCCGACGAGGCCTCGGTTCTGGTCGAGGCGGGCCTGCGTGCCATGCGCCTGGTCGGCGCGTTGCTGTTGTTCCCCTACATCATCAGGTATCGACCCGGGCCCTCCGAGGTCGAACTCCCCTTCAACGAGTGGATCAGCGCAGTGTCGCTTTGCGGCTCGCTGGCCCTGGCCAACGGCTTGTCGATAGTCGCAGGACGGGTTCAACTGGGTCGAGTGCGCCTGGCCGCCAGCCTGTTCGGCCTGTTTGCCGACACCCTCATCGTGCTCTTGGTGATCGGCGGGTTCGGAATCCTCGACCCTGACATCGCCTGGTACATCCTCATAATCCCGGTGTTGGAGGCCGGGATGAGGTTCGGCGCCAAAGCCTCGATCTACAGCTGGATATCGCTGCTGCTCGGCTATGTGTTGGTGGCCCGCTGGGCGGGACGCAGCGACTCTTTGTTCGACAACTTCAGCGAGACACTGCAGCGCGTCGGTGTGGTGTTGCTGGTGGCCATCCCCGTCGTCTATCTGTCGCAGAAGCTGCTGCTGGACATCCGTCTCGAGCGCAGAGCGACCGGCGAGGCCACTCGCCGCAGTCGGCTACTGGAAACGGTGGCCCAATCGAGCCAGAGGGTGTCGAGACTCGATGCAGGCATGGTCGACGAACTGCTCGACAGCGTGGCAGCGCTGGGATTCGAGGTCGTCGACGTTTGCGTTCTGGGCGTCGGTGGCCAGTGGCGTATCGAGGCCTCTCGAACCGAGGTCGCCGGGATCGACCTGCCAAACCCCGACGCGCCAGAGGGTGGGCTTCACCGGCTGGCCGAGCACGACCGCACGGTGATCTTGCACTCGACACAAGGCGCGGCGGTCGAGAGCGCCCTGCGAAGGCACGGCTTGTCGACCGTGCTGGTGAGGGCGCTGGGCGCCCAAGGTGATGCTTCTGTTGCGCTGAGGTGTGGCAAGCGGCTGGGAACACACGTCACGTCGACACAGGTCGAGTGCGTGGAACTGCTGGGTGGCAACGCCACGATCGCCCTACACAACAAGCGCTTGGTGGGTGAGCTCCGCGCCATGCAGCACAGGCTGCATCACCAGGCCTACCACGACGCCCTCACGGGTCTGTCCAACCGCCAGTACTTCAACGAACAGCTCGACGAGACATTCGCCGATCGTCGGGGTCAGGCCACCGAATGCGCCGTGATGTTCATCGACCTCGACAGGTTCAAGCCGGTCAACGACAGCCTGGGCCACGACGTCGGAAACGAGCTGCTGATCAACGTCGCGCGGCGCCTCACCAGCGCGGTGCGCGAGCACGACCTGGTGGCGAGAATGGGCGGCGACGAGTTCGTCGTGTTGCTGCGGGAGATCTATCCCAGCGTCAACGAGAGCGAACTGACCGACGTCGCCGACCGCATCTGCGAAACGATCAGCGAGCCCTTCGTGGTGTCCAGCAACGAGATCGTCATCAGCTGCTCGGTCGGCATCGCGATCTCGGGCGACGATGTCGAGAACGCCGGCGAGCTGGTGAGACGCGCCGACCTGGCCATGTACCGCGCCAAGGGTCTGGGCAAGGCTCGCTGGGAGCTCTACCAGCCCGAGGTCGACGAGGAAGGCGTCAGCCGCATCCGCATCGAACGCGACCTCAGGCGTGCCGTCACCAACAACCAGGTCGAGGTGGCGTTCCAAGGCATCTTGTCTGTGCGCTCTGGTCAGTTCATCGGCGCCGAAACCCTCTTGCGTTGGCACCATCCGGTTCAGGGTCTGATACCGCCCGACACCCTCGTGCCGATCGCAGAAGACTCGGGCCTGATCCTCGAGTTGGGGCGACGCATCCTGGAGCGGGCGTGCCTGCAGGCCGTCGACTGGAAGCGCCGCTTCCCCGAGCAGTCGCCGATGGTGGCTGTCAATGTGTCGCCCATCCAGCTGTTCCACCCACGCTTCTTCGACACCCTCGACAGCGTCCTCGAGCGCACAGGGGTGCAGCCCAACAACCTGATCGCCGAGATCACCGAGAACATCGTCAGCGCCGGCAACGACTCGGAGACCAAGCTCAAGATGTTGCGCGACCGTGGGCTGCGGTTGGCGCTGGACGACTTCGGCCAAGGCCAGACCTCGCTGCTGTATCTGAGGCGCTTCCCGATCGACATCTTGAAGGTCGACAAGACTTTCGTGCGCAACGGCGACACCGACCCCGCCGACCGGGTGATTCTGGAGTCGATCATCGACCTGGCCCATGATCTGGGCCTGGTGGTCACCGCCGAGGGTGTCGAGACCAAGTCGCAGCTCCGTTTGCTCCGCGACCTCGATTGCGACCTGGCCCAGGGCTACCTGCTGCACCGCCCGACGACCGGCAACGAGATGACCCAGAAGGTCGTCGAGAGCCGCAACCGCCTGGCCCAACGCTCGGCCAGGAACTCGGCCTGA
- a CDS encoding EAL domain-containing protein — protein MALVAWSSGSYPEIEPELLGVAAAMAFVFGPWNVFLLRSAATTARWPWLWAPADVLIIGGVAAIAPPQVWPAAAAVALATVALESTRSGRMAGLATTLTAVASLGVSGLVAGSDDVALSTPAFAVAALLAVGAVGALSDEQHATLRRLGAMLDGVPGIVWEADASDHRMVFVSGRVRDVLGYGPLEFSKPGMSWADLVHPEDQHTIIDTSRIGSMRWPLVREFRMRARNGDWVWLRDLVRAEQRPDGSWALRGVATDVTPQREADDRAMRFVRFVDEIDAPVLVLRLDDPSDESSLRVLRSNAAVNRWSDVGPLDGYAAHEVEWIVTSGLRARVLGVLATDNPFVGREVKAPVPAADGSVFDLEIKALGDGCAAVTYHDATDRVAARDSLRRETLQDPLTGLPNRAHLMERLRKHVGQNDDTSGLALLILDLDQFKEVNDTLGHHHGDALLRQVASRLGDLRRGSDMVARLGGDEFAILLVDDGVSRAAGVASSVVDTIGAPLTLQGLQVQAGASIGIASHPNDAQAPDELLQKAEVAMYQAKATRKSWAWYSAKDDKYSVRRLTLLGELPRALANDEIVVYYQPKIDLSRGLVVGVEALVRWHHPDLGSVPPDEFIELTEVSGLVNELTRQVISKSVAQLREWDQQGIHIGVAVNLSVRNFHDAGLAAFITEVLDRNGINASRLMLEITESQVVDDLALAADVLRSLSELGIRTSIDDFGTGFSSLTHLRRLPIDEIKIDRSFVGQMSTNEHDAVIVRSIVKLGHDLDLEVVAEGVEDEWTLDSLRRLGCDRAQGYYFQRAVPPEEIPAFVAGLASLAR, from the coding sequence ATGGCCCTTGTCGCTTGGTCATCGGGGTCCTACCCCGAGATCGAACCCGAGCTGCTGGGCGTGGCGGCAGCGATGGCGTTCGTGTTCGGTCCCTGGAACGTGTTCTTGTTGCGCAGCGCTGCGACCACGGCCAGGTGGCCTTGGTTGTGGGCACCAGCCGATGTGCTCATCATCGGGGGCGTTGCAGCCATCGCCCCGCCGCAGGTCTGGCCCGCGGCTGCTGCTGTCGCTCTGGCCACGGTGGCCCTCGAGTCGACACGGTCTGGCCGTATGGCCGGTCTGGCCACCACCTTGACAGCCGTCGCCTCACTAGGTGTTTCGGGTCTGGTAGCGGGCAGCGACGATGTGGCCTTGTCGACCCCCGCCTTTGCCGTGGCTGCCCTGTTGGCGGTCGGAGCCGTAGGTGCTCTCAGCGACGAGCAACACGCGACCCTGCGTCGGCTCGGCGCCATGCTCGACGGTGTTCCGGGCATCGTCTGGGAGGCCGACGCCAGCGACCATCGCATGGTCTTCGTCAGCGGCCGGGTGCGCGATGTGCTGGGTTATGGCCCTCTCGAGTTCTCCAAGCCAGGCATGTCGTGGGCAGACCTGGTGCACCCCGAAGACCAGCACACCATCATCGACACCTCGCGGATCGGTTCGATGAGATGGCCGCTGGTCAGAGAGTTCCGGATGCGGGCGCGCAACGGCGACTGGGTGTGGCTGCGCGACCTGGTGCGCGCCGAGCAACGTCCCGACGGATCGTGGGCCCTGCGCGGAGTCGCCACCGATGTCACACCTCAGCGTGAGGCCGACGACCGGGCGATGCGATTCGTGAGGTTCGTCGACGAGATCGATGCCCCGGTCTTGGTGCTGCGCCTCGACGACCCGTCCGATGAGTCGAGCCTGCGAGTGCTGAGGTCGAACGCCGCCGTCAACCGCTGGTCAGACGTGGGGCCTCTGGATGGCTACGCAGCCCACGAGGTCGAGTGGATCGTCACCAGCGGACTGCGAGCGAGGGTCCTCGGCGTCTTGGCGACCGACAACCCGTTCGTCGGCCGCGAGGTGAAAGCCCCCGTTCCTGCTGCCGATGGGTCGGTCTTCGACCTCGAGATAAAGGCCCTCGGCGACGGCTGCGCCGCGGTGACCTACCACGACGCCACCGACCGGGTCGCGGCCCGCGACTCGCTGCGCCGCGAAACACTCCAAGATCCCCTGACGGGCCTGCCCAACCGGGCCCACCTGATGGAACGGCTGCGCAAGCACGTAGGCCAAAACGACGACACATCGGGCTTGGCACTGCTGATCCTCGACCTCGACCAGTTCAAAGAGGTGAACGACACCCTCGGCCACCACCACGGCGACGCTCTGTTGCGCCAGGTGGCTTCGCGCTTGGGTGATCTGCGCCGGGGCTCAGACATGGTCGCCCGTCTGGGCGGCGACGAGTTCGCGATCCTGTTGGTCGACGACGGAGTCAGCCGCGCCGCCGGGGTGGCTTCCTCGGTGGTCGACACCATCGGGGCGCCGCTGACCCTTCAGGGCCTCCAGGTGCAGGCGGGCGCATCCATCGGCATTGCCAGCCATCCCAACGACGCCCAAGCCCCCGACGAGTTGCTGCAGAAGGCCGAAGTGGCGATGTACCAGGCCAAGGCCACGCGCAAGAGCTGGGCTTGGTACTCGGCCAAGGACGACAAGTACTCGGTTCGTCGGCTGACCCTGCTTGGCGAGCTGCCGCGAGCGCTGGCCAACGACGAAATCGTCGTCTACTACCAGCCCAAGATCGACCTGTCGCGGGGCCTCGTCGTCGGTGTCGAGGCGCTGGTCAGGTGGCATCACCCCGACCTCGGCTCGGTGCCACCCGACGAGTTCATCGAGCTGACCGAGGTATCGGGCCTGGTGAACGAGTTGACCAGGCAGGTCATATCCAAGTCGGTCGCTCAGCTGAGGGAATGGGACCAACAAGGCATCCACATCGGCGTTGCTGTGAACCTGTCGGTCCGCAACTTCCACGATGCCGGCCTTGCGGCGTTCATCACCGAGGTGCTCGACCGTAACGGCATCAACGCTTCACGGCTGATGCTCGAGATCACCGAGAGCCAGGTCGTCGACGATCTCGCCTTGGCCGCCGACGTGCTGCGTTCGCTCAGCGAGCTGGGCATTCGTACCTCCATCGACGACTTCGGCACCGGCTTCTCATCGCTGACCCACTTGCGGCGCCTGCCCATCGACGAGATCAAGATCGACAGGTCGTTCGTGGGCCAGATGTCGACCAACGAACACGACGCGGTGATAGTTCGCTCGATCGTGAAGCTGGGGCACGACCTGGACCTCGAGGTCGTGGCCGAGGGGGTCGAAGACGAGTGGACGCTCGACAGCCTGAGGCGCCTGGGCTGCGACCGCGCCCAGGGCTATTACTTCCAGCGCGCTGTTCCACCCGAGGAGATCCCGGCTTTCGTCGCCGGTCTGGCTTCTCTGGCCCGCTGA